GATCGTTTTCATATTGTTTTTTGATTTAATTGATTAAAAATATTTACGTGATCAGGCATTAATCCAGAGCGGATTTTCTTTTAAAATTTTGTGGTAAACAGGACAGGATGAAGTATGTGCACCAGGAAGTATTCCGATGCTCATCAGGAATTCATTCACAATTTCACCACCCGTAAACCGGAATGTTTTTTTGAAAATTTTCACCCATTCCTGTTTTGACTTTGGGTGATGAGATTCCAGCCATTTTTCAAATGAGCCATATTCTTTTTGAAGTGAAATAATGGTTTTAGCATTTTCTATGGCTGCATTTATTTTCAGCCGGTTGCGGATAATACCCGGATCATTCAGTAATCTTTCCCGGTCCGTTTCGGTGTAGGATGCTACTTTTTCAATTATAAAATTGTCATAAGCATGTCTGAAACTTGCTTCCTTTTTCAGAATAATTTCCCAGCTCAAACAGGCCTGGTTTATTTCCAGAATTAGTCTCCCAAACAACTCATTATCATCATGTATCGGAAAACCGTATTGATTATCATGATAATTTTTGTGCAGATCCTTTTGCACGCCGGACATACTTTCGATATAGGTGCAGTAAGACATTTGATTTATATTTTGCTAATTTTTCCTTTGCATTATTGTATTACAAAGGTGCAGGTCCGGAGGAAGGAGATTGTATCCGGATTGGTAAATGTTGTAGCCAAAATGGAAAGTAGCGCTTACCACTAAAAGAAAGTGCTGCCAGTATCATGCGACTGGCAGCACTTAATAGAAGGATCCGAAAAAGGCATTACGTTCATAAGATGCCCAATTGCGAATCCGGATGATTATAGAAGAAATCTTTGATTTATTAATTGTTAATTATCCAGCGGACTAACCCTTATCAATTAAAAAAATCCCTTTTTGTGAAATGAAAGCTGAATACTTTTCAATCGCAAAAAGGGATTTTCACAAGTTTTTTATTTTAAAATAGCATCGTGACGGATTATAATCATGCACCTTATCCGCTACCGCGTTGCGATGTCAATTTCTGAACCGATTTCTGGTAAATAAAGTGTTATGCCCGATTTTTCAAATTCAGCGATCGCCTCGGATTTGTCGAGTTTTATAAATCCAAAAGTGTCATAATGAACACCCAGAACTTTGGTCGTTTTTACAAAATTTGCAGCTTCAATGGCATCTTCCACACCCATCGTCAGAACGTCGCCAACCGGGAAAACGGCAAAATCAAGATCTGCCCATTTCGGGATCAGCGTCATGTCAAGCGTAAGCCCGGTATCGCCGCTATAATAGAAATTTCCATCATCGGTTTTCAATACAAATCCGCTCGCTACGCCGGCGTAACTTCCGTCTGAAAAACTGGCAGAATGTTGTGCAGAAACCGCTTTTGCAACGCCGAAATCAAAAGTTGCTTTACCACCCGGATTCAACGGAAAAACGTTTTTCACGCCTTGCGCATTGAAATAATTGTACAACTCCCAAATCCCGACAATCGTCGCGCCAGCGCGGTTGGCAATGGCTACCGCGTCCAGCATGTGATCAAAATGACCATGGGAAATAAAAATATAATCTGCCTTAATTTCTTCAATGT
The nucleotide sequence above comes from Dyadobacter subterraneus. Encoded proteins:
- a CDS encoding DNA-3-methyladenine glycosylase I — encoded protein: MSYCTYIESMSGVQKDLHKNYHDNQYGFPIHDDNELFGRLILEINQACLSWEIILKKEASFRHAYDNFIIEKVASYTETDRERLLNDPGIIRNRLKINAAIENAKTIISLQKEYGSFEKWLESHHPKSKQEWVKIFKKTFRFTGGEIVNEFLMSIGILPGAHTSSCPVYHKILKENPLWINA
- a CDS encoding metal-dependent hydrolase, with the translated sequence MKITYYGHSCFSVFAGGKHILFDPYISGNELAKDINIEEIKADYIFISHGHFDHMLDAVAIANRAGATIVGIWELYNYFNAQGVKNVFPLNPGGKATFDFGVAKAVSAQHSASFSDGSYAGVASGFVLKTDDGNFYYSGDTGLTLDMTLIPKWADLDFAVFPVGDVLTMGVEDAIEAANFVKTTKVLGVHYDTFGFIKLDKSEAIAEFEKSGITLYLPEIGSEIDIATR